A single region of the Phycisphaerae bacterium RAS1 genome encodes:
- a CDS encoding putative tripeptide transporter permease: protein MAAPLNTNSPTSGTSTATGPSGLSSFDARFWICNTIEMWERLAYYTLRPVAPIYIMQATEPGGLHLTAAHKGSIYLWWAVFQSIFPIVTGGFADRYGYKNMLALSIVLNIIGYVLMGLYPTYEGFFAGVLVMAFGTAFFKPSIQATLSANLTKSNSSLGWGVFYWVVNVGSTIGHYISPVLLGNPHTAQGWQTLFFACAGFTAMNFILLFFVVEPPSGASKTESPFALLGRTLTNIVEPRLLAWILIMSCFWMMMYQLWDTQPNFIEDWVDSSAIAAYLPQDSHYVEVGDRGLKRVPQQILISLNALMIVFLVVPVSALAGRMRTLSAMFWGMLGATAGVLVAGLTGNGWILLAGVMLFSLGEMLTGPKKSEYLSLIAPAGKRGLYLGYVNIPTGLGQGIGNKISAYVYDNFGEKARLAQKYLLEHTPLGEGKNWDGDVGKLDATLGVSRTEAFAKLQEVLGKNGVEVTQLLWDTYDPHLHVWLPFAAIGVVAAVALYIYGKMAQRWADMNA, encoded by the coding sequence ATGGCTGCACCTCTGAACACCAACAGCCCGACGTCCGGCACTTCAACCGCCACGGGGCCGTCCGGCCTGTCTTCGTTTGACGCGCGCTTCTGGATCTGCAACACGATCGAGATGTGGGAGCGGCTGGCGTACTACACGCTGCGGCCGGTGGCGCCCATCTACATCATGCAGGCCACGGAGCCGGGCGGGCTGCATCTCACGGCGGCGCACAAGGGCTCTATCTATCTCTGGTGGGCCGTTTTCCAGTCGATTTTCCCGATCGTCACCGGCGGATTCGCGGATCGCTATGGCTACAAGAACATGCTGGCCCTCTCGATTGTGCTGAACATCATCGGCTACGTCCTGATGGGGCTCTACCCGACGTACGAGGGGTTCTTCGCAGGTGTGCTGGTGATGGCGTTCGGGACGGCTTTCTTCAAGCCGTCGATCCAGGCGACGCTGTCAGCCAATCTCACAAAATCGAATTCATCGCTGGGATGGGGCGTGTTCTACTGGGTGGTCAACGTCGGTTCGACCATCGGTCATTACATCTCGCCCGTGCTGCTGGGCAACCCGCACACCGCCCAGGGCTGGCAGACGCTGTTCTTCGCGTGCGCGGGCTTCACCGCGATGAACTTCATTCTGCTCTTTTTCGTGGTCGAGCCGCCTTCGGGGGCGTCGAAGACGGAAAGCCCGTTCGCATTGCTCGGCCGGACGCTCACCAATATCGTCGAACCCCGGCTGCTGGCGTGGATTCTGATCATGTCCTGCTTCTGGATGATGATGTACCAGTTGTGGGACACGCAGCCGAACTTCATTGAAGACTGGGTGGACAGCTCGGCCATCGCGGCCTACCTGCCGCAGGACAGCCACTACGTCGAAGTCGGCGACCGCGGGCTGAAGCGCGTGCCGCAGCAGATTCTCATTTCGCTTAACGCGCTGATGATCGTGTTTCTGGTCGTTCCGGTCTCCGCCCTGGCGGGGCGCATGCGCACCCTCAGCGCGATGTTCTGGGGCATGCTGGGTGCGACGGCCGGCGTGCTGGTGGCGGGACTGACCGGCAACGGCTGGATTCTGCTGGCCGGCGTCATGCTCTTTTCTCTGGGCGAGATGCTCACCGGGCCCAAGAAGAGCGAGTACCTGTCGCTGATCGCCCCGGCCGGCAAGCGCGGCCTGTACCTGGGCTACGTCAACATCCCGACCGGCCTGGGCCAGGGAATCGGCAACAAGATCTCCGCCTACGTCTACGACAACTTCGGCGAGAAGGCGCGCCTGGCCCAAAAATACCTGCTCGAGCACACGCCTCTGGGCGAAGGGAAGAACTGGGACGGCGATGTCGGCAAACTGGACGCCACACTAGGTGTTTCGCGGACCGAGGCCTTCGCCAAGCTCCAGGAAGTGCTCGGCAAGAACGGCGTCGAAGTCACCCAGCTTCTCTGGGACACCTACGACCCGCATCTGCACGTCTGGCTGCCCTTCGCCGCGATCGGCGTCGTCGCGGCGGTCGCCTTGTACATCTACGGGAAAATGGCGCAGCGCTGGGCGGATATGAACGCCTGA
- the outD gene encoding Type II secretion system protein D precursor yields the protein MSNKDTTASAAPSNLRTTLLVAAAALGALLSPRTLGQAAERPALEIKVTEIPRSGRLINVPVNKGVLVEFSAPLKEVRVANAEIATVSATSPKQVLVSGKSFGTTQLIAWLDGDDQRIFDIAVDLDLERLQASLRQAVPRARVSAAAVLDRVVLTGNVPDAESAQKIMEIAGIYSQQIINHMRVAGVQQVLLRCTVAEVNRSATRQLGFNGWMGGSNLRDVFGVNQLDGINPVNIGAAGSANFLNDIPFVTDQNGLPLTPNPTLSLGFPRMQMQLFIRALRENSLLRVLAEPNLVAISGQEASFLAGGEFPIPVPRGGQNLSITIEYREFGVRLRFTPAVMSENLIRLRVAPEVSEPDFSTAVTLQGFVVPGLTQRRVETVVELGAGQTFAIGGLLSERSRAVSRKVPALGDIPVLGALFSSVEYQSDESELVVLVTPELVEPLNPDQVAYVPGADYIVPNDWELFGLGQIQGENKDEPPSPRTRPAGTWPVRPNPAGQAAGLRGPVGLAGSEEGL from the coding sequence ATGAGTAACAAGGACACGACCGCTTCTGCCGCGCCCAGCAACCTGCGGACGACGCTGCTGGTCGCCGCCGCCGCCCTCGGCGCCCTGCTTTCCCCGCGGACGCTGGGCCAGGCGGCCGAAAGACCGGCGCTCGAAATCAAGGTGACCGAGATTCCGCGCAGCGGCCGGCTGATCAACGTGCCGGTGAACAAGGGTGTGCTGGTCGAGTTCAGCGCCCCGCTCAAGGAAGTGCGTGTCGCCAACGCTGAAATCGCCACCGTTTCCGCTACTTCACCCAAGCAGGTGCTGGTCAGCGGCAAGTCTTTCGGCACCACCCAGCTCATCGCCTGGCTGGACGGCGACGACCAGCGCATCTTCGACATCGCCGTTGATCTCGATCTCGAGCGCTTGCAGGCCAGCCTGCGACAGGCCGTGCCGCGCGCCCGCGTCAGCGCCGCCGCCGTTCTCGACCGCGTCGTCCTCACGGGCAACGTGCCCGACGCCGAATCGGCCCAGAAGATCATGGAAATCGCCGGCATCTACTCGCAGCAGATCATCAATCACATGCGCGTCGCCGGCGTGCAGCAGGTGCTGCTGCGCTGCACCGTCGCCGAAGTGAACCGCAGCGCCACGCGCCAGCTCGGCTTCAACGGTTGGATGGGAGGCAGCAACCTGCGAGACGTCTTCGGCGTAAACCAGCTCGACGGCATCAACCCGGTGAACATCGGCGCCGCCGGCAGCGCCAACTTCCTCAACGACATTCCATTCGTCACGGACCAGAACGGCCTGCCGCTCACACCCAACCCCACGCTCAGCCTCGGCTTCCCGCGCATGCAGATGCAGCTCTTCATTCGGGCGCTGCGCGAGAACTCCCTGCTGCGCGTGCTGGCCGAGCCGAACCTGGTCGCCATCAGCGGCCAGGAAGCATCGTTCCTGGCCGGCGGCGAGTTCCCGATTCCCGTCCCGCGGGGCGGTCAGAACTTGTCGATCACGATTGAGTACCGCGAGTTCGGCGTGCGGCTGCGCTTCACCCCCGCGGTCATGAGCGAAAACCTGATTCGGCTGCGCGTCGCCCCCGAGGTGAGCGAGCCGGATTTCTCAACGGCCGTCACGCTTCAGGGCTTCGTCGTCCCCGGCCTGACTCAGCGGCGCGTCGAAACCGTCGTCGAGCTCGGCGCCGGCCAGACGTTCGCGATCGGCGGCCTGCTGAGCGAGCGCTCGCGAGCGGTCAGTCGCAAAGTTCCGGCATTGGGTGATATTCCCGTTCTAGGCGCGCTCTTCAGCTCCGTTGAGTATCAGTCAGACGAGTCCGAGCTGGTCGTGCTGGTGACGCCGGAACTGGTCGAGCCGCTCAATCCGGACCAGGTGGCCTACGTTCCCGGCGCGGACTACATCGTACCCAACGACTGGGAGCTCTTCGGCCTTGGCCAGATTCAGGGTGAGAACAAGGATGAGCCGCCGTCGCCGCGAACGCGGCCGGCCGGCACGTGGCCGGTGCGTCCGAACCCCGCGGGGCAGGCGGCCGGCCTGCGCGGACCGGTTGGATTGGCCGGAAGTGAGGAAGGTTTGTAG
- a CDS encoding von Willebrand factor type A domain protein: protein MKRYRMAARRRTRRGGVVVQVAVMSTVIFGMGALAVDVGTLYTAKAEMQAAVDSAALAAAARLAGDGVNSPTELARTVADEFARMNRVAGHYTGLDMNSDVEFGQATYDAGTNRFGFSPSSENFNAVRIRMRRTEGSEGGPLPMMFGNIFGVSQKDMWARATAVLIPRDISVVIDLSGSMNDDSELQHYKQYTGDTGEVRPGMQINLRDCWAALNGPAPARPYVPGAEADTEYAGDSGPTIGVMSTWGSPIVPESYTPSTDAGLWYIPKKANCTVAAATTSLQSRGCTADEISRLMNAASYDNGYSNNWRNRAAVIVGLASWRSGRPGGTSGGDGDNYVEDSEMVWTSYPSWRHTWTWANFIDYTASTSSAAYYTNNSVRYRVGLKTFTNFLLEQQAAYSRTDVLWQTPEQPLQAVKDAVQAMKDVIAGLESMDHIGLEIFATTARHEVDLTDVLQNVPDRLYGRQAGHYDSTTNIGGGIVAGRAELLSSRGRSAARKIMVLMSDGKPNIDENGGFVSGGSDTINNWCIEEAQVCADNHITIYTVSVGGDADVDLMATIATTTGGQHFHAEGTPEEYADQLQLIFRTLGGRRPVALIE, encoded by the coding sequence ATGAAGCGCTATCGCATGGCCGCCCGACGCCGGACGCGGCGCGGCGGAGTCGTGGTTCAAGTGGCGGTCATGTCGACCGTGATCTTCGGCATGGGCGCGCTGGCGGTCGACGTCGGCACCCTCTACACGGCCAAGGCCGAGATGCAGGCGGCGGTCGACTCCGCCGCGCTCGCCGCCGCGGCGCGCCTGGCCGGCGACGGCGTCAATTCGCCGACTGAGCTGGCCCGCACGGTGGCGGACGAGTTCGCCCGCATGAACCGCGTGGCCGGCCACTACACCGGCCTCGACATGAACAGCGACGTCGAGTTTGGCCAGGCCACCTATGACGCCGGGACCAACCGCTTCGGCTTCAGTCCTTCGTCGGAGAACTTCAACGCCGTCCGCATCCGCATGCGCCGGACGGAAGGCTCGGAGGGCGGCCCGCTGCCCATGATGTTCGGCAACATCTTCGGCGTGTCACAGAAGGACATGTGGGCCCGCGCGACCGCCGTCCTGATTCCGCGCGACATCTCCGTGGTGATCGATCTGTCCGGCTCCATGAACGACGACAGCGAGCTGCAGCACTACAAACAGTACACCGGCGACACCGGCGAAGTGCGGCCCGGAATGCAGATCAACCTGCGCGATTGCTGGGCGGCCCTCAACGGCCCGGCCCCCGCGCGTCCCTACGTTCCCGGCGCCGAGGCCGACACCGAGTACGCCGGCGACAGCGGCCCCACCATCGGCGTGATGTCGACTTGGGGCAGCCCGATCGTCCCCGAATCCTACACGCCCAGCACCGATGCGGGCCTCTGGTACATCCCCAAGAAGGCGAACTGCACCGTCGCCGCGGCGACAACCTCGCTCCAAAGTCGCGGATGTACGGCGGACGAGATCAGCCGCCTGATGAACGCGGCCTCGTATGACAACGGCTATTCCAACAACTGGCGCAACCGGGCCGCCGTCATCGTCGGGCTCGCGTCCTGGCGCAGCGGCCGCCCCGGCGGCACCTCCGGCGGCGACGGCGACAACTACGTTGAAGACAGCGAGATGGTCTGGACCAGCTACCCCTCCTGGCGGCACACCTGGACCTGGGCCAATTTCATCGACTACACCGCCAGCACCTCCAGCGCCGCGTACTACACGAACAACAGCGTCCGCTACCGCGTCGGCCTGAAGACGTTCACCAACTTCCTGCTCGAGCAACAGGCGGCTTACAGCCGCACCGACGTGCTCTGGCAGACGCCCGAGCAGCCGCTGCAGGCGGTTAAAGACGCCGTCCAGGCGATGAAGGACGTCATCGCCGGGTTGGAGAGCATGGATCATATCGGCCTGGAGATCTTTGCCACGACTGCCCGTCATGAAGTCGACCTGACCGACGTGCTGCAGAATGTTCCCGACCGCCTCTATGGACGACAGGCCGGGCATTACGACAGCACCACCAACATCGGCGGCGGCATTGTCGCCGGCCGGGCCGAGCTGCTCTCGTCGCGCGGCCGCAGCGCCGCCAGGAAAATCATGGTGCTGATGTCGGACGGAAAACCCAATATCGACGAGAATGGCGGATTCGTCAGCGGCGGCAGCGACACCATCAACAACTGGTGCATCGAAGAGGCGCAAGTCTGCGCCGACAACCACATCACGATCTATACCGTCAGCGTCGGCGGCGACGCGGACGTGGACCTGATGGCGACCATCGCCACCACGACCGGCGGGCAGCACTTCCACGCCGAGGGCACGCCCGAGGAATATGCCGATCAGTTGCAGCTTATTTTCCGCACGCTGGGCGGCCGCCGGCCGGTCGCGTTGATCGAATAA
- the pilT_1 gene encoding Twitching mobility protein gives MDKKRSIEEKLYAVSEGKKYGVRDLLASFFRHGASRVTDLHLKVGLAPTYRVDGKLKVTSATPLDPETLMLLLECVLDEAELKTFEERRSVDSSFVVEGMQFRINCFHDRKGPALALRALDLKTPTIEDIGFPNRVWEDIVNLQQGLVLVTGSTGAGKSTTIAAMVNHIAQTRPLHIITLEDPIEYLFESETAMISQRAIGRDVLSYARGLRDCLREDPDVIFVGEMTDQESATWTLTAAETGHLVFSGLHTRDAAGTVTRLLDMYPPTRHEEVANQLSHGLRYILAQKLLPRSDKPGRVVAMEILNNTFAVANLLRQIKPDQIYSLMQTQVADVPGQRMRTIEHSLAELVRKGMLSPHEAERAANHAATFADAMMM, from the coding sequence GTGGATAAAAAGCGATCCATCGAAGAAAAGCTGTACGCCGTCAGCGAGGGAAAGAAGTACGGCGTGCGCGATCTGCTGGCGTCCTTCTTCCGGCATGGGGCGTCGCGCGTCACCGATCTTCACCTGAAAGTCGGGCTGGCGCCGACCTACCGCGTGGATGGCAAGCTGAAAGTGACCAGCGCGACGCCGCTCGATCCCGAAACGCTGATGCTGCTGCTCGAATGCGTGCTGGACGAGGCCGAGTTGAAGACGTTCGAGGAGCGTCGCTCGGTGGACAGCTCGTTCGTCGTCGAAGGCATGCAGTTCCGCATCAACTGCTTTCACGACCGCAAGGGGCCGGCGCTGGCCTTGCGGGCGCTCGACTTGAAGACGCCCACGATCGAGGACATCGGCTTCCCCAACCGCGTCTGGGAGGATATCGTCAACCTGCAGCAGGGGCTCGTGCTCGTCACCGGCTCGACCGGCGCGGGAAAAAGCACCACCATCGCGGCCATGGTCAATCACATCGCGCAGACGCGTCCGCTGCACATCATCACGCTCGAAGACCCAATCGAATACTTGTTCGAGAGCGAGACCGCCATGATCTCGCAGCGGGCGATCGGCCGCGACGTGCTCAGCTACGCCCGCGGACTGCGCGACTGCCTGCGCGAAGACCCGGATGTGATCTTCGTCGGCGAGATGACCGACCAGGAATCGGCCACTTGGACGCTCACCGCCGCGGAAACCGGGCACCTGGTCTTCTCCGGCCTGCACACGCGCGACGCGGCCGGCACGGTGACGCGCCTGCTCGACATGTACCCGCCCACGCGGCACGAGGAAGTCGCCAACCAGCTTTCGCACGGGCTGCGCTACATCCTGGCGCAGAAACTCCTGCCGCGCTCCGACAAGCCGGGCCGCGTGGTGGCGATGGAAATCCTGAACAACACGTTCGCCGTGGCGAACCTGCTGCGGCAGATCAAGCCGGACCAGATTTACTCGCTGATGCAGACGCAGGTCGCGGACGTTCCGGGTCAGCGCATGCGGACGATCGAGCATTCGCTGGCGGAACTGGTGCGCAAAGGCATGTTGTCGCCGCACGAGGCGGAGCGCGCGGCCAACCACGCGGCGACGTTTGCGGATGCGATGATGATGTGA